In Bradyrhizobium guangxiense, the following are encoded in one genomic region:
- a CDS encoding aspartate aminotransferase family protein, whose product MSMLPNSQEARDVAYQLHPYTNARTHQQAGPLVIERGDGPYVFDASGKRYFEAMAGLWSVGLGFNEKRLGEAAHKQMQALPFYHTFSAKSHGPSIDLAEKLVAIAPVPMSKVFFTNSGSEANDTVLKLIAYRSNALGQPQRKKVISRLRAYHGVTIASASLTGLPNNPRSFDLPLPNILHTGSPHFYKDGAPGESEEAFATRRAEELDALIQKEGPDTIAAFFGEPVMGAGGVIVPPPTYWDKIQKVLKKYDILLVADEVICGFGRTGKMFGCETYGIKPDAMVVSKQITSSYFPLSAIMLNERMFEPIADESNKIGVLGHGFTAGGHPVGSAIALENLKIIEERGLVAHAAELGGYMQGRLRELASHPLVGEVRGVGMIAAIELVLDKGRKTAAATPGAVGGIASRMLQERGVISRNMLDAIAICPPLIVNKTEIDDLVASISGVLNDMKGEVAKLTPA is encoded by the coding sequence ATGTCCATGCTGCCCAATTCGCAAGAGGCCCGGGATGTGGCCTACCAGCTCCATCCCTACACCAACGCGCGCACGCATCAGCAAGCCGGCCCCCTGGTGATCGAGCGTGGCGACGGTCCTTACGTCTTCGATGCGTCCGGCAAGCGCTATTTCGAGGCGATGGCCGGCCTGTGGAGCGTCGGGCTCGGCTTCAACGAGAAGCGGCTGGGCGAGGCCGCCCACAAGCAGATGCAGGCGCTGCCGTTCTATCATACGTTCTCCGCCAAGTCGCACGGGCCCTCGATCGACCTCGCCGAGAAGCTGGTTGCGATCGCGCCGGTGCCGATGAGCAAGGTGTTCTTCACCAACTCCGGCTCGGAAGCCAACGACACTGTGCTGAAGCTGATCGCCTATCGCTCCAACGCGCTCGGCCAACCGCAGCGCAAGAAGGTGATCAGCCGCCTGCGCGCCTATCACGGCGTCACCATCGCCTCGGCCAGCCTCACCGGGCTGCCCAATAATCCCCGCTCGTTCGACCTGCCGCTGCCGAACATCCTGCACACCGGCTCGCCGCATTTCTACAAGGACGGCGCGCCAGGCGAGAGCGAGGAAGCGTTCGCAACGCGCCGGGCCGAGGAGCTCGACGCGTTGATCCAGAAGGAGGGGCCCGACACCATCGCGGCCTTCTTCGGCGAGCCGGTGATGGGGGCGGGCGGCGTCATCGTGCCGCCGCCGACCTATTGGGATAAGATCCAGAAGGTCCTCAAGAAGTACGACATCCTGTTGGTAGCCGACGAGGTGATCTGCGGCTTCGGCCGCACCGGCAAGATGTTCGGCTGCGAGACCTACGGCATCAAGCCGGATGCGATGGTGGTCTCCAAGCAGATCACCTCGAGCTATTTCCCGCTGTCGGCGATCATGTTGAACGAGCGCATGTTCGAGCCGATCGCCGACGAGAGCAACAAGATCGGCGTGCTCGGCCACGGCTTCACCGCCGGCGGCCATCCGGTCGGCTCGGCCATTGCGCTCGAAAACCTCAAGATCATCGAGGAGCGTGGCCTGGTCGCGCATGCCGCCGAGCTCGGCGGCTATATGCAGGGCCGCTTGCGCGAGCTCGCCAGCCACCCGCTGGTCGGTGAGGTCCGTGGCGTCGGCATGATCGCGGCGATTGAGCTGGTGCTCGACAAGGGCCGCAAGACAGCGGCCGCGACGCCCGGCGCGGTCGGCGGCATCGCCAGCCGCATGCTCCAGGAGCGCGGTGTGATCTCGCGCAACATGCTGGACGCCATCGCCATCTGCCCGCCGCTGATCGTCAACAAGACTGAGATCGACGACCTGGTCGCGTCGATCTCGGGTGTGCTGAACGACATGAAGGGCGAAGTGGCAAAGCTGACCCCGGCGTAA
- the rnd gene encoding ribonuclease D, whose translation MDLITTTADLAAACSRLAKHPVITVDTEFLRETTYYPLLCVVQMASAEEAVVIDTLAAGIDLKPFFELMANESVLKVFHAARQDIEIIWHQANIIPHPVFDTQVAAMVLGYGDSIAYDALVEKVTGHRPDKTHRFTDWSRRPLTKEQMHYAVSDVTHLRDVFAALDADLKKRRRSEWVSIEMEVLTSPRTYDFHPERAWERLKTRVRKPKDLAVLMEVAAWREQEAQSRDVPRGRVLRDEAITDIATHAPTTLEKLAHLRSVPKGFEKSKWGADIVAAVERGLARDFSTLPKLEKPRNNSNGAAIVELLKVLLRMTAERHAVASKVIATVDDLEEIAADDEADVPALRGWRRELFGDAALKLKRGELALAIEKGRVIGVQRA comes from the coding sequence ATGGATTTGATTACCACCACCGCTGACCTCGCGGCTGCCTGCAGCCGGCTGGCCAAGCATCCCGTCATTACCGTCGATACCGAGTTTCTGCGCGAGACCACCTACTACCCGCTGCTGTGCGTGGTGCAGATGGCCAGCGCCGAGGAAGCCGTCGTCATCGACACCCTGGCTGCCGGCATCGATCTCAAGCCGTTCTTCGAGCTGATGGCCAACGAGAGCGTGCTGAAGGTCTTCCACGCCGCCCGCCAGGACATCGAGATCATCTGGCATCAAGCCAACATCATCCCGCATCCCGTGTTCGACACCCAAGTCGCCGCGATGGTGCTCGGCTACGGCGACAGCATCGCCTATGACGCCCTGGTTGAGAAGGTGACCGGCCACCGCCCGGACAAGACCCACCGCTTCACCGACTGGTCGCGCCGGCCGCTGACCAAGGAGCAGATGCATTACGCGGTGTCCGACGTCACGCATCTGCGCGACGTATTCGCAGCGCTCGACGCCGACCTCAAGAAGCGCCGCCGCAGCGAATGGGTCTCGATCGAGATGGAAGTCCTGACCTCCCCCAGGACCTACGACTTCCATCCCGAGCGCGCCTGGGAACGGCTGAAGACGCGGGTGCGCAAGCCGAAGGACCTCGCGGTGCTGATGGAGGTCGCGGCCTGGCGCGAGCAGGAGGCGCAGAGCCGTGACGTGCCGCGCGGCCGCGTGCTGCGCGACGAGGCGATCACCGACATTGCGACCCACGCGCCGACCACGCTGGAAAAGCTCGCCCATCTGCGCTCGGTGCCGAAGGGGTTCGAGAAGTCGAAATGGGGCGCGGACATCGTCGCCGCGGTCGAGCGCGGGCTGGCGCGGGATTTTTCGACGCTGCCGAAGCTGGAGAAGCCGCGCAACAATTCCAATGGCGCGGCCATCGTCGAGCTTTTGAAGGTGCTGCTGCGCATGACCGCCGAGCGCCACGCGGTCGCCAGCAAGGTGATCGCGACGGTCGATGATCTCGAGGAGATCGCGGCCGATGACGAGGCCGACGTCCCTGCTTTGCGCGGCTGGCGCCGCGAGCTGTTCGGCGATGCCGCCTTGAAGCTGAAGCGCGGCGAGCTGGCCCTGGCGATCGAGAAAGGCCGCGTGATCGGGGTCCAGCGGGCGTAG
- a CDS encoding ABC transporter substrate-binding protein, which translates to MLFSRRLVLGLAIVGTLAGALALPALAGEGPTEVDLFFPVPVDGKLARDMGTLIKEFNETHPDVKATAVYTGSYDDTLIKTRAAIKAGKPPAAVIMSANFLLDMQIENELTNLDALIKADGTTKEQFLGQFFPALQGNAVINRSVYGVPFHNSTPLLYINADKAKEAGLDPNKPPQTWAELTDWAKKLTKREGDKVTQWGIAIPCAYDYCGWMMETLTMSNGGRYYNEEFGGEVYYDTPSMLGALSWWNDLIYKHKVHTPGATPGPAVSTSFISGNAAMMMLSTGSLTYVRDNAKFAYKVAFIPRNVRNAVPIGGASLIMPAGLEADKQKAAWTLIKWMTSPEKSGWWSRATGYFAPNMAAYKTPEMVEFLNKNPDAKTAVEQLDVAKPWFATYKTVPVRKNLEDEVMLVLNGKKQPKEALAAAQKAADETLKPYNAETSLKLP; encoded by the coding sequence ATGCTGTTTTCCCGCAGGCTCGTACTCGGCCTTGCCATAGTAGGCACACTGGCCGGCGCGCTCGCCCTTCCGGCCCTCGCCGGCGAAGGTCCGACCGAGGTCGATTTGTTCTTCCCCGTCCCCGTCGACGGCAAGCTCGCCCGCGACATGGGCACCTTGATCAAGGAGTTCAACGAGACCCATCCCGACGTCAAGGCGACCGCGGTCTACACCGGCTCCTATGACGACACGCTGATCAAGACGCGCGCCGCCATCAAGGCCGGCAAGCCGCCAGCCGCCGTGATCATGTCCGCCAACTTTCTGCTGGACATGCAGATCGAGAACGAGCTCACCAATCTCGATGCGCTGATCAAGGCGGACGGCACCACCAAGGAGCAGTTCCTCGGCCAGTTCTTCCCGGCGCTGCAGGGCAACGCGGTGATCAATCGCTCGGTCTACGGCGTGCCGTTCCACAATTCGACGCCGCTGCTCTACATCAACGCCGACAAGGCCAAGGAAGCTGGCCTCGATCCGAACAAGCCGCCGCAGACCTGGGCCGAGCTCACCGACTGGGCCAAGAAGCTGACCAAGCGCGAGGGCGACAAGGTGACCCAATGGGGCATCGCGATCCCCTGCGCCTACGACTATTGCGGCTGGATGATGGAAACGCTCACCATGAGCAATGGCGGGCGCTACTACAACGAGGAGTTCGGCGGCGAGGTCTATTACGACACGCCCTCGATGCTGGGCGCGCTCTCCTGGTGGAACGACCTCATCTACAAGCACAAGGTCCACACGCCCGGCGCCACGCCTGGCCCTGCCGTCAGCACCTCCTTCATATCAGGCAATGCCGCGATGATGATGCTGTCGACGGGCTCGCTCACCTATGTGCGCGACAACGCCAAGTTCGCCTACAAGGTCGCCTTCATCCCCCGCAACGTTCGTAACGCGGTGCCGATCGGCGGCGCCTCCCTGATCATGCCGGCCGGGCTCGAGGCCGACAAGCAGAAGGCCGCCTGGACGCTGATCAAGTGGATGACCTCGCCCGAGAAGAGCGGCTGGTGGAGCCGCGCCACCGGCTATTTCGCGCCCAACATGGCCGCCTACAAGACGCCCGAGATGGTCGAATTCCTGAACAAGAACCCGGACGCCAAGACCGCCGTCGAGCAGCTCGACGTCGCCAAGCCCTGGTTCGCGACCTACAAGACCGTGCCGGTGCGCAAGAATCTCGAGGACGAGGTGATGCTGGTCCTCAACGGCAAGAAGCAGCCGAAGGAAGCCCTCGCCGCCGCCCAGAAGGCCGCCGACGAGACGCTGAAACCGTACAACGCGGAGACCTCGCTGAAGCTGCCCTAA
- a CDS encoding carbohydrate ABC transporter permease, which yields MKLFDWLYKDAPLATRGEITPKLGFALTVLLAIVWLIPFLWMVVATLRPASDGINAMAELMPSLKPTLDNIRDAWEIGDFPRYTLNTTIICAGILLVQFVTITLAGFAFARLAFVGKTLIFYLFLMQLMLVPVLLIVPNLKLVAQLGLYDTLTGVMMPFFASAFGTFLMRQAFEAIPTELEDAALIDGASLLQRIRHIYVPLSMPSFSAFAIISVPSHWNDFLWPLMVINSPDKRPLTVGLSVFTKTAEGTQAWGTIAAGTLMVIAPLLVTFLIFQKRFISSFVTSGIK from the coding sequence ATGAAGCTGTTCGACTGGCTCTACAAAGACGCCCCGCTCGCGACAAGGGGCGAGATCACGCCGAAGCTCGGCTTTGCGCTGACCGTGCTGCTCGCGATCGTCTGGCTCATCCCTTTTCTATGGATGGTCGTGGCGACGCTGCGCCCGGCCTCCGACGGAATCAACGCCATGGCCGAGCTGATGCCGAGCCTCAAACCCACGCTCGACAACATCAGGGATGCCTGGGAGATCGGCGACTTCCCGCGCTACACGCTCAACACCACGATCATCTGCGCCGGCATCTTGCTGGTGCAGTTCGTCACCATCACGCTGGCGGGCTTTGCCTTTGCGCGCCTCGCCTTCGTCGGCAAGACGCTGATCTTCTACCTGTTCCTGATGCAGCTGATGCTGGTGCCGGTGCTGCTGATCGTGCCGAACCTGAAGCTCGTGGCGCAGCTCGGTCTCTACGACACGCTCACTGGGGTGATGATGCCGTTCTTCGCCTCGGCCTTCGGCACCTTCTTGATGCGCCAGGCGTTCGAAGCCATTCCGACCGAGTTGGAAGACGCCGCCCTGATCGACGGCGCCAGCCTGCTCCAACGCATCCGCCACATCTACGTGCCGCTGTCGATGCCGAGCTTCTCGGCCTTCGCCATCATCTCTGTGCCCAGCCACTGGAACGACTTCCTCTGGCCGCTGATGGTGATCAACTCGCCGGACAAACGGCCGCTCACAGTGGGCCTCTCCGTCTTCACCAAGACCGCCGAAGGCACCCAGGCCTGGGGCACCATCGCTGCGGGCACGTTGATGGTGATCGCCCCGCTGCTCGTCACCTTCCTGATCTTCCAGAAGCGCTTCATCAGCTCTTTCGTCACCTCAGGCATCAAATAG
- a CDS encoding carbohydrate ABC transporter permease, with translation MSLAEPAALPVATSAAARPDVLKRLIVRFKASLPAYLLLLPSLVFLALFTYGAMGRVLIDALYQRATPKAPVRFVGLDNVSAVLADPAFTGAVVNNLVYAAGTAIPSIALALLFALALSRTHAVSSALRAALFLPVLIPMVAASALFLFIFLPNVGLIDYYIGRLLPVLPNWLGDPDIALYAIMVITIWKNAGYYMLFFLAGLQAVPEDVMEAAHLDGAGPYMRLRHIILPELKPTFLFVTVIAILNAVTQVDHVFVMTQGGPSNATNLVLFYIYQQAVEHYDIGKASAATLLTLAALMGLTALSFRTMANREGGP, from the coding sequence ATGAGCCTTGCCGAACCCGCGGCTCTCCCGGTCGCGACCTCCGCGGCGGCGCGGCCGGATGTCCTGAAACGCCTGATCGTCCGCTTCAAAGCCTCGCTGCCGGCCTATCTGCTGCTGCTGCCCTCGCTGGTCTTCCTCGCGCTGTTCACCTATGGCGCGATGGGGCGGGTCCTCATCGACGCGCTCTATCAGCGCGCCACGCCGAAAGCGCCGGTGCGCTTCGTCGGCCTCGACAATGTCAGCGCGGTGCTGGCCGACCCCGCCTTCACCGGCGCCGTCGTCAACAATCTCGTCTACGCAGCCGGCACCGCAATCCCGAGCATCGCCCTGGCGCTGTTGTTCGCGCTGGCGCTGTCGCGCACCCATGCCGTGAGCAGCGCGCTGCGCGCCGCGCTGTTCCTGCCGGTGCTGATCCCGATGGTCGCGGCGTCTGCGCTGTTCCTGTTCATCTTCCTGCCCAATGTCGGCTTGATCGACTATTACATCGGCCGGCTGCTTCCGGTGCTGCCGAACTGGCTCGGCGACCCCGACATCGCGCTTTACGCGATCATGGTCATCACGATCTGGAAGAATGCCGGCTATTACATGCTGTTCTTCCTCGCCGGCCTCCAGGCCGTGCCCGAGGATGTGATGGAGGCAGCCCATCTCGACGGTGCCGGCCCTTACATGCGCCTGCGCCACATCATCCTGCCGGAGCTCAAGCCCACCTTCCTGTTCGTCACCGTCATCGCAATCCTCAATGCGGTGACGCAGGTCGACCACGTCTTCGTCATGACCCAGGGTGGCCCGTCCAACGCGACCAATCTCGTGCTGTTCTACATCTACCAGCAGGCGGTCGAGCATTACGACATCGGCAAGGCCTCGGCGGCGACGCTGCTGACGCTGGCCGCGCTGATGGGCCTCACTGCCCTGTCCTTCCGCACCATGGCGAACCGCGAGGGCGGGCCATGA
- a CDS encoding phosphodiesterase: protein MPFKFIHLTDTHLANPGSTLYGLDPRARLDAAIADINKHQSDAAFAVVTGDLTHWGEADSYANFAEAMAALKMPYIAMVGNHDRRVTCLDALKAAPRDSNGFVQGTRTTEHGLFVFLDTLDETSHAGEMCARRLGWLASTLAAASAGQEFVVFMHHPPFPVGVHAMDEIGLKQSAEFAEVIAPYRARIRHLFFGHVHRPIFGSYGKIPFSTLRGTNHQVWFELDANAPHLGSHEPPAYGVVLIDGDNLVVHSHDFLDQSLRLPFAPPAGMDGRDYALKFAAVR from the coding sequence ATGCCCTTCAAATTCATCCACCTCACCGACACGCATCTGGCGAATCCCGGCTCGACGCTCTACGGGCTCGACCCGCGCGCCCGGCTGGACGCGGCGATCGCGGACATCAACAAGCACCAGTCCGACGCTGCATTTGCGGTGGTGACCGGCGACCTCACCCATTGGGGCGAGGCTGACTCCTACGCCAACTTCGCCGAGGCGATGGCTGCGCTGAAGATGCCCTACATCGCCATGGTCGGCAATCACGACCGCCGCGTGACCTGCCTCGACGCACTGAAAGCGGCGCCGCGCGATTCCAACGGTTTCGTGCAGGGCACGCGCACCACCGAGCACGGCCTGTTCGTCTTCCTCGACACGCTGGACGAGACCAGCCATGCCGGCGAGATGTGCGCAAGGCGCCTCGGCTGGCTCGCGAGCACGCTTGCCGCCGCGTCCGCAGGCCAAGAGTTCGTCGTCTTCATGCATCATCCGCCCTTCCCCGTGGGCGTCCACGCGATGGACGAGATCGGGCTGAAGCAGAGCGCCGAATTCGCGGAAGTCATCGCGCCCTATCGCGCGCGCATCCGCCATCTGTTCTTCGGCCATGTGCACCGGCCGATCTTCGGCAGCTACGGCAAGATTCCGTTCTCGACGCTGCGCGGCACCAATCACCAGGTCTGGTTCGAGCTCGATGCGAACGCGCCGCATCTCGGGAGCCACGAGCCGCCGGCCTATGGTGTCGTGCTGATCGACGGCGACAATCTCGTGGTGCACAGCCACGACTTCCTCGACCAGAGTCTGCGCCTCCCCTTCGCGCCGCCCGCGGGAATGGACGGGCGCGACTATGCGCTCAAGTTCGCGGCGGTGAGATGA
- a CDS encoding protein adenylyltransferase SelO translates to MTVHFPFQNSYSALPDSFFARVAPTPVAAPRLIKLNRPLAIQLGLDPDLLETAEGAAILAGKTVPSGADPIAMAYAGHQFGHFVPQLGDGRAILLGEVIDSDGVRRDIQLKGSGPTPFSRRGDGRAALGPVLREYIVSEAMYALGIPTTRSLAAVVTGEHVIRETALPGAVLTRIASSHIRVGTFQFFAVRRDTEAIRRLADHVIARHYPELVQAERPYHALLAAIVARQAELIARWLLVGFIHGVMNTDNSSISGETIDYGPCAFMDAYNPAQVFSSIDEMGRYAYANQPRIGFWNLTRLAECLLPLFSDEQEKAVAEAQEILGAFSDQFSDAYQAGLRKKVGLFTMRDGDEALIQDLLDTMAKNHADFTLTFRKLGEAAGDDAADVRAQFMEPAAFDEWEGRWRARIALESQGAVERQAAMHAVNPMFIPRNHRVEAVIQAAVNDDNYAPFEELVQVLAKPFEDQPEYAAYADPPLPDQRVLQTFCGT, encoded by the coding sequence ATGACGGTACATTTCCCCTTCCAGAACTCCTATTCGGCGCTGCCGGACAGCTTCTTTGCCCGCGTTGCGCCGACCCCGGTCGCGGCCCCCCGGCTGATCAAGCTGAACCGGCCGCTGGCGATCCAGCTCGGGCTCGATCCCGATCTGCTGGAGACGGCGGAAGGCGCGGCGATCCTGGCCGGCAAGACGGTTCCCTCCGGGGCCGATCCTATCGCCATGGCCTATGCCGGCCACCAGTTCGGGCATTTCGTGCCGCAGCTCGGCGACGGCCGCGCTATCCTGCTCGGCGAGGTCATCGACAGCGACGGCGTCCGCCGCGACATCCAGCTCAAGGGAAGCGGCCCCACCCCGTTCTCCCGCCGCGGCGATGGCCGCGCCGCGCTCGGGCCAGTCCTACGCGAATACATCGTCAGCGAAGCGATGTACGCGCTCGGCATCCCGACCACGCGCTCGCTCGCCGCCGTCGTCACCGGCGAGCACGTCATCCGCGAGACCGCGCTGCCCGGCGCAGTGCTGACGCGGATCGCCTCCAGCCACATCCGCGTCGGCACCTTCCAGTTCTTCGCCGTCCGCCGCGACACCGAGGCGATCCGCCGGCTCGCCGATCACGTCATCGCCCGGCACTATCCGGAGCTGGTGCAGGCCGAGCGACCCTATCACGCCCTGCTCGCCGCTATCGTCGCGCGCCAAGCCGAGCTGATCGCGCGCTGGCTGCTGGTCGGCTTCATCCATGGCGTGATGAACACCGACAACAGCTCCATCTCGGGCGAGACCATCGACTACGGCCCCTGCGCCTTCATGGACGCCTACAATCCCGCCCAGGTGTTCTCCTCGATCGACGAGATGGGTCGCTACGCCTATGCCAACCAGCCGCGCATCGGCTTTTGGAATCTGACGCGTCTTGCCGAATGCCTGCTGCCGCTGTTCTCGGACGAGCAGGAAAAGGCGGTCGCCGAGGCGCAAGAGATCCTCGGCGCGTTCTCCGATCAGTTCAGCGACGCCTACCAGGCGGGCCTGCGCAAGAAGGTCGGCCTGTTCACGATGCGCGACGGCGACGAGGCCCTGATCCAGGACCTGTTAGATACCATGGCCAAGAACCACGCCGACTTCACCCTCACCTTCCGCAAGCTCGGCGAGGCCGCAGGCGATGACGCCGCCGACGTTCGGGCGCAGTTCATGGAGCCCGCAGCCTTCGACGAATGGGAGGGCCGTTGGCGCGCGCGCATCGCGCTGGAGTCGCAAGGCGCCGTCGAGCGGCAGGCGGCCATGCACGCGGTCAATCCCATGTTCATCCCGCGCAACCACCGCGTCGAGGCCGTGATCCAGGCCGCGGTGAACGACGACAATTACGCGCCGTTCGAGGAGCTGGTGCAGGTGCTGGCCAAGCCATTCGAAGACCAGCCGGAGTATGCGGCCTATGCCGATCCGCCGCTGCCGGACCAGCGGGTGTTGCAGACGTTCTGCGGGACGTGA